GCAGGCAGCAACGGCTCCAGCACCGCCCACTGCACATCGGTCAGGTCATGTCGCCTCACTGCCGCTACGCTCGGCACGAGGTCTCCGGTGTGAAGTCCCAGCTTGGTCGCTGAACCAACTACCGGAGACCTCTTCAGTTACCGACCACCGCCACGCACCAACAACAACGCCCCACGAAACACCGCCTAGTAGCTGAATGCCTCGACTCGGATGAACGGCGTATGGTTCGGGTAGTTGGCGGTGCCGTCGATGACCGTGTTGCCGTCGAAGATGATCGTCGCCGTCGCGGCCGCCGGGCGCTGGATGAGCCAGTTTCCATGCCCGTCGTCCTCGGTCACGGTCGGTCCGGTCGCGGTCCAATTGGCGTTGACCGAGACGGTGTGTAGCCCGCCCCTGTTGTCCCGGACGTTTTCGTATGTGCCGCTGACGCTCACGTATGCGAGGTCCGGGTCGAACTGCGTCGTCGGTAGGTGGGTCGGCTGCCCCGCGCCCCAGCTGAAGGTGCCGTCCGGGCATTGACCCCGGAACGTGACTGAAATGGGCGGATTAGGGTCAGGCGTCACGCCCTCGTCGAAAAAGTTTTGCGACTGCACGATCAGGAGGCCGTTGGAAGCGGCGGAGCCATCCGGGCACTGGATCGGGGTCGACCAGCGGGCGGTGGCAAGTTGCTCTATCGTGACAACCGAGGCGGAGGCGACAGACGGCACGGCAAGCACGGCCAGGGCGGCGACCAGGGGGACGACATACCTGGACAGCCCCGAGGGCCGGTGGACGGATGGGCTTCGTGGCAATCGCAGACCACGCATGACGACTCCATTTCCGTGGGATCGATTAGCTGGATTCGAGCCAGTCTTCAGAAGTTTGACCGCAAGGGGAGTTCTGTCAAGTGAGGCCGGTCCGTTTTTCCGGAGTTCGGGGATTGCTGTGATTGGCCTGGCGACTTATCGGTGACAGCTGCTTGAGGATGGCGCAATTGACGTCTGTAGTTGTGCTCGCGGGTGTGCCAGACAGTTTCGTATTCGTTCGGGCCGCGGTGGTCCGGTGTTCACCGGATAGGGGCAGCGTGGCGATGGCCTCGCGGTTATGATCATCTTGTCGATGACGACGAGTGTTCGCCGATCAACTCGGCGCCCAACGGATCCGACTTGCCTGCGCTCTTTGGCTCCGTGCGGCCTACGAGACCGACAGAGGTACGGCAGCGCTTACATCCCGCAGTAGGATCTCCGGCTCGTTTCCCCAATGCGAGACGATTACCAGTTCCCGGGCCGGGTCCACCCACAGCAGATGGCGGCCAAGGTTCCCTCGGGCACATCGCCCGGTGGTGGGTGCTGCGGGGAACACGCGGCCTCCGTCGTTGAGCCACCACATGTATCCGTAGTCAGGGTTGGCGTCGGATGGCCGCCAACTTGATGCCGTACTCCACGGCATGACGCTGCTTGTACCGCTGCGGGTCGAAGGCTGGTGGCCGGCCGCCCTTGGACCCCTTCTTACGCCGGTTGGCGTCCTAGTCGGCCTTCCGGGGGGATCGTCGCGGTAATACCGCTAACTCATGGGGAGACCCCGCCAGGGTGACCCGGGGAGTCCCCTACGCGCCGCCGGAAGCAGTGAACAGCCACGTCCGCCGGACTACTGTTGCGCCGTATGAGCCACGTGGAGCAGCACTGCTGTGGACTTGCCGGCGTATCGCCACGAAGGAGTGGCCCGTGCGCTCGACGCTGACCCTTGCGGCGATCACGCTCGACTGCGCCGACCCCCTGGCGTTGGCCGCGTTCTACGGGCGGGCCACCGGACTCGCACTGCATCCTAAGTCCGACGATGAGTTCGCCGGGATCACCCGTGACGACGGGCTGTTCATCGGCTTTCAGCGAGTCGACGACTACCAGCCGCCATGCTGGCCCGGACAGAGCACACCCCAGCAACTACACCTCGACTTCGCGGTCGAGAACATCGATATAGCTGAGGCCATGCTGCTGGAGTTGGGGGCGGTCAAGCCCGAGTACCAGCCGGGCGGAGACCGGTTCCGGGTACTCACCGATCC
This is a stretch of genomic DNA from Micromonospora sp. WMMD1082. It encodes these proteins:
- a CDS encoding VOC family protein, giving the protein MRSTLTLAAITLDCADPLALAAFYGRATGLALHPKSDDEFAGITRDDGLFIGFQRVDDYQPPCWPGQSTPQQLHLDFAVENIDIAEAMLLELGAVKPEYQPGGDRFRVLTDPAGHPFCLVPDRH